In Prunus dulcis chromosome 1, ALMONDv2, whole genome shotgun sequence, the following are encoded in one genomic region:
- the LOC117621507 gene encoding pentatricopeptide repeat-containing protein At4g19191, mitochondrial-like: MVLLSKFSTIVGWNSAIRESVNQSRPHKALLLFFQMKQNGLEPNNFTFPFLAKACAKLSNLKFSQIIHTNVLKSPFRSDIFVQTAMLDMYVKCDRLADAYILFERIPMRDVACWNVMLMGFAQLGFLDKVLRLFHGMRFARILPDTITVMGLTQASLETKNLALVKAIHAFGIQIGIDGDVSMANTWISAYSKCDDLSSAMAVFNGIEIGARTVVSWNSMIAGYANLEKFLDALNFYKWMLCDGYRPDISTIVSLLSSCIQPDKLLQGVLIHCHGIQMGCDSDIFVVNALISMYSRCGDILSSRFLFDGMSNRTCVSWTAMISGYADKGDLNEALRLFHAMEAAGKKPDLVTVLSLVSGCGQTGALELGKWIHNYAFSNGLRDSIVVCNALIDMYAKCGNVNSARELFYALPVRTVVSWTTMIAGFALNGNYEEALDLFCLMVDLDLKPNHLTFLAILQACTHAGLLEKGMEFFDMMKKVYKINPGVDHFSCMADLLGRKGRLEEATELVKSMPMKPDARIWGALLSACKIHHNVEIGEYACRRLFELEPQGAVPFVEMANIYASERRWDEVAALRRAMKFKKVKKIPGQSLLHVNGKPHVFTVEDRGHPEGLLIYAMLDSLALQLKEEQYSPHSDNFVK; the protein is encoded by the coding sequence ATGGTCCTTCTTTCAAAATTCTCAACCATTGTTGGGTGGAACTCTGCTATAAGAGAATCTGTGAACCAAAGCCGTCCCCACAAAGccctccttctctttttccaaatgaaacaaaatggTTTGGAACCTAACAACTTCACCTTTCCCTTCTTGGCTAAAGCATGTGCCAAGCTTTCCAACCTCAAATTCTCCCAAATTATTCACACCAATGTTTTAAAATCACCATTTCGGTCAGATATCTTTGTGCAAACAGCAATGCTCGATATGTATGTCAAGTGTGATCGGTTGGCTGATGCCTACATTCTGTTTGAGAGAATTCCCATGAGAGACGTGGCTTGCTGGAATGTGATGCTTATGGGTTTTGCGCAATTGGGATTTCTTGATAAAGTGTTACGCTTGTTCCATGGGATGAGGTTTGCACGAATTCTGCCTGATACCATCACGGTTATGGGGTTGACTCAGGCAAGTTTGGAGACAAAGAATTTGGCACTGGTGAAAGCCATTCATGCATTTGGAATTCAGATTGGGATAGATGGAGATGTTTCAATGGCTAACACTTGGATCTCTGCCTATTCCAAATGCGATGACTTAAGTTCGGCCATGGCTGTCTTTAATGGGATTGAAATTGGCGCGAGGACTGTTGTCTCATGGAATTCAATGATTGCAGGATATGCAAACTTAGAGAAATTTCTTGATGCTCTAAATTTTTACAAATGGATGCTCTGTGATGGTTATAGGCCTGATATAAGCACAATTGTGAGCCTCCTTTCTTCATGCATTCAACCTGATAAATTGCTACAGGGTGTGCTGATTCATTGTCATGGAATTCAAATGGGCTGTGATTCTGACATTTTTGTTGTCAATGCCCTTATATCAATGTATTCCAGGTGTGGTGATATACTTTCTTCTAGATTTTTATTTGATGGCATGTCAAATAGAACTTGTGTTTCATGGACTGCTATGATCAGTGGGTATGCTGATAAAGGAGATTTGAATGAGGCGCTAAGATTGTTTCATGCTATGGAAGCAGCTGGTAAGAAACCTGATTTGGTTACTGTGCTTTCTCTGGTGTCAGGTTGCGGCCAAACAGGAGCACTTGAGCTGGGAAAATGGATTCATAACTATGCCTTTTCTAACGGTTTAAGAGACAGCATTGTAGTCTGCAATgcattaattgacatgtatgcaAAATGTGGAAATGTTAACAGTGCTCGAGAGCTCTTCTATGCCTTGCCAGTGAGAACTGTTGTTTCCTGGACAACTATGATCGCAGGCTTTGCTTTGAATGGCAACTACGAAGAAGCTCTGGACCTTTTCTGCCTGATGGTGGATTTGGACTTGAAACCAAACCACTTAACTTTTCTTGCCATTCTTCAAGCTTGCACTCATGCAGGTCTTCTTGAGAAAGGAATGGAGTTCTTTGACATGATGAAAAAAGTTTACAAGATAAATCCTGGGGTAGACCACTTTTCTTGTATGGCGGATCTCCTTGGGCGTAAGGGAAGGTTGGAAGAAGCAACGGAGCTTGTGAAAAGTATGCCGATGAAACCCGATGCTCGCATATGGGGTGCATTACTTAGTGCTTGCAAGATTCACCATAATGTAGAGATCGGAGAATATGCATGTCGCCGTCTATTTGAGTTGGAGCCCCAGGGTGCAGTTCCATTTGTGGAGATGGCGAACATATATGCATCAGAGAGAAGGTGGGATGAAGTTGCTGCATTAAGGAGAGCTAT